Below is a genomic region from Cloeon dipterum chromosome 2, ieCloDipt1.1, whole genome shotgun sequence.
gattttttaaagatccaataaaaaaacaaatggaaaaacacaaattgtacaaaaattaaaaaaattcttcaaagcccgatttttattcttgttcaAAACGGGGACCCAAAATGAGTTTCAAACCGTTCCATTGCATTTGTAAGTCTAACTCTGGTCTGAATACACATTTTAAGCTTTCTCGCGgccataaaaaaataagaaataaatgaaattgttttcaaaatcacgcgaaaattgtttttctgttaaaatttgaCGGATAGATAAGACCTTAAAAGAAAGGTCTCGCCGGGCCCTACCACCTGATCCACCCTGACAACCTTTAGCAGGGTACCCTACCCTGATATCgctaaaaaacaatgaaatttgaaccaaaaatatttctgagcTCCGGAATTCGCTccgagcagaaaaaattcttACTGAGAGGATTTCGACGTAGAGGATGACGAAGTgaagcgagaaagagagagccaTGGCTCCGCACAGCCACAAGTTGCACCAGGGAGGCATCACAAGCAGAGACTGGTTCTCAGACAAGCTGTCGAACgagaagtaaaatttaagttaaaaatatttacagcaattaaaaaaaagaaataacctGTTCATGGCGTTCAACATTTCAATGGTGACGAGCACAGACAAGGCCATGGTCATTGGGTGAGGGTCGTGGAAGATCTTGCAGTCAACACCCTTGAAGTCGGGGTTTTCGGCGAAGCAGGACAGGTGGTGAGTCTGTAAATTAATCAGTAGTAAGAAAATAAACTCCTTTGGATCATTTATAAACGGACCAGCTGCCAGTAAGTGAGCCCAGGTCCCTCAGGGCTGTACATGAACCACCAGGTGGCAGCACCAACAGTGGCGGCGCCGACGTAGCTGCCGACAGCCATGTAACGGAAGAAGAGCCAGCCGGAGATGAGAGACTCGTTGGCGCGGCGGGGAGGCTTGTCCATGATGTCCAGATCGGGGGGGTTGAAGCCGAGGGCGGTGGCGGGCAGACCGTCAGTCACAAGGTTGACCCACAGCAGCTGCACGGGGATCAAAGCCTCGGGCAGGCCGAGGGCGGCGGTCAGGAAGATGGACACGACCTCGCCGACGTTGGAGGAGATCAGGTAACGGATGAACTGCTTCATGTTGTTGTAAATAGCGCGGCCCTCCTCGACGGCGGCCACGATGGAAGAGAAGTTGTCGTCGGCCAACACCATCTCGGAGGCGGACTTGGCGACGGCGGTGCCGGAGCCCATGGCAATACCAATTTCAGCCTTCTTCAGGGCGGGGGCGTCATTCACACCATCACCAGTctggaattaaattcattttttcattttaattttactcttttaaaGCAGCTGTGCAGGTGAAGGTAGTGGGCCTCCATAAGTTATTACAAAAACGGCTCCCTCGACCcaaaaaatcaccaaatttagaattttggcgcgaaatgCGATCAATAATCAACGCGTTTTAGTTAGATATTATGTATGAAGCAGTAAAAATCACCATCCGGTTCataggtgaatttaaaaaaattataacccaaaaactttaaaattgcacaGATTTTGGGGGCATAAACGGAGGCGGGGGTGGAAGGGGGTCCAATACGACCAACAGGACGCAGAATTTTATGGCGAGTCTGGTAAACTTTAGTTTAAAACTGtgcgacccataggagccgagctattaatttttaaagtccaCAAATCGCGTTAttacatttcaaacttttgtttatggggcccaggcggggcccCAAGGGCCTGACGGCGCTTATTCTGGGACCAATCAATGCCCCTTGGAGGGGAATGTCCGCCAGTGTGCGATTTTCCGcgatttgaccattttttgaattactgcgaatttttttctgctcaaatttcgaaaaaatcaaaattttcaaaaacaaattcaccGCGACCCGGATATGCCATCTAAGCTAGGCATCGAATAAAGGACATTTtgagagatttttattaactttgaTCGGGCGGTTGATTTTATATagaagtggaaattttgagttttttttaaaactttcagtTTCCGGTAGAAAATATTTCGCGATTCGGGAATAAATTCGACAAACCCCAAGATCAATcgactttaatttttatctgggAATATTTTGAGACCAAATACGAGCCGATCCGATTAAAACCCCAAGacaagattaattttgaagtttggAAAACGTGAATTTAGAACTTTTCGTAAAGATATCATCGGGAAATCAAAAATTCGCCAATTTTCCCAACACAGGAACCCAAAATGGATTCCCACCAGTTCCATAGCACGCGTAGTTCCGACGCCGGTCTGTAAAcagacttaaaaaaaatttcgcgcccatagaaaaattaaaaataaattttgtcggGTTTTTCTCCGCTTGTCCGACTATTACTTGAGGAGGGCCTTctttaatgtttaatattCCTCTCTTTATCTTTCTCACCATGGCGGAGATCTCGTTCTGTCCCTGGAGGAACTCAACAATCTTGGACTTGTGGGCGGGCTCGACGCGGGAGAAGAGACGGGCACGTGCGACGGCGGCCTTCTGCTCGGAAAGGGGCAGGTCGTCGAATTCGCGGCCAGAGTAGGACTTGCCGGTGGTGTCCTCATCCTCGCCGAAGACGCCAATGCGGCGGCAGATAGCCTCAGCGGTGGCCTTGTTGTCGCCGGTGATCACGATGACGCGGATGCCGGCAGCGCGGCAACGCACAATAGAGTCGAAAACTTCCTTGCGGGGAGGGTCAAGCATGCCGCACACGCCGACGAAGCACAGGTTgttctggaaattaattaaaaattagtaatttcatttagttcattaattaaattatataaaaaattggactgattaaaacatttttaattatcaaatttacgttttaaattttgatgctcCGAACGTTTAAGGAAATAATacccattaattaattgacgtggcattgtttattgtttgcctttctaaaaatttcggGGCATCATTGAGCCGATTTGCATCAAAGCGAAGTCGTACAAAGCTCGAGGCTAATCCGCATTCACAggcgagaaaataattaagcccCGAAACCCGCCAGTGCCGCTTGCCAGAcggtttttttttctctatcaGAGGCGGAGTGCATCTCTTTAAAGCCGTTTTTAGGCCACTTCCGAGCATTGTTCCACCCGcattactctctctctctcgagatAGAGAGGGACGAATTGGGTTAATAAGGGAGAAATAATGAGGCGCCGGCCTGAATCACCAACCTCGTACTGGAAGAACTTGTTCGAGTCGCCGAGATCCATGTCCTCGGGCTTCATTGGGTTGTCGGCGGTGGCGAGGGCCAAGCAACGCAGGGTGTCGCGGCCGGTACCGTACTGGCGGGTCACGTCCAGGATGCGGTTCTTCATGGCAGTGGTCAGAGGCACCTTGGTAGTACCAATGCGAGCGTGAGTGCACCtgaggacaaaaattaataaaattaaaaagtgttcACTAAGGGAATAAAGaggttaataattaaaaatatttaatagccATTAAATCTTGCGAGTTTTGGCACAAAACATGAGCAAACGACGCGTCTTGTCGCGGGGAGTCGTAATTTCAAGTAAGAAACTGAATCCAGTCTGTaggggaatttaaataaaataaaaccaaacaatttaaaatggggCGCGGGCGAAAATTGAGCTCAAAACACACAAGAGTTTCACGGCGAGTCTGATGAACTTTGGTTTTTTCATCTACGACCCATAGAAGccgagttattatttttaaagtcgaaaaaacgcaaaatgtGACATTTCAGACTTTTGGTTTTTtgggcccaggcggggccctatgggccggacggTGCCGATTCTGTCACCAATCGACGTCCCTTGATGAGGCGCGTTCGCCCGTGagcggttttccaaaatcggatcatttttcaaattttcacgaattttttctggccaattttcgaaaaagtaaaaaaaattgctcttcaGCTAAGGCGTAATATACCTGGGATAATTAGACTACAAAATTCAAGCTGATCCGATCAAGTTTCTAGGAGGGGatagatttttaactttgaattttgcactttttccgcaaggaaatcgaaaatttgcaattttttttccaaacggagGAAACTTAAAAGACTCCATCGCAAGCAGAAGACTGCCGCCAgtctggaaaccaattttcagatttttcacgcccatagaaaaattaaaattattatttcggtTTATTCTCTTTGTGCAACGCAGTAAGCGCAAAAGCgagaatagtttttttttatttaaattctaccGCTCTTTAGATTAGCGACtacgacccctcatcagacaGGTCTTTGATTGGACTTTAACCTGGGataccctaacgacctttttcagggcaTCCCGCCCTGAAATATGCTTTGGAGTCGATTTTAAtgcgatttttaataatagcaacaaatcattaaaaattacctgTCGAGCACGCCCTCAGGGGCGCCCTTGCAGAAGAGCTTGGGTCCAGAGCCGAGCTTGGAGGCCTTGAGGGGCACGCAGTAGGAAGACATGGATTTACGATCGCGGGAGAACTCAAGAGTGAACTCCTTCTTCCACTTGGTCTCGACGTCCTGGCGGACGACGATGGCGGAGGAGCGACGGTCAACGCCGCTCTTGGGAACTCCGAAGGGATTCAGT
It encodes:
- the SERCA gene encoding calcium-transporting ATPase sarcoplasmic/endoplasmic reticulum type isoform X3 — its product is MDDGHAKTSEEVVEFFNLDFDKGLTPDQVKRNQEKYGLNELPAEEGKTIWQLVLEQFDDLLVKILLLAAIISFVLAMFEEEESVTAFVEPLVILLILIANAVVGVWQERNAESAIEALKEYEPEMGKVVRGDKAGVQKLRAKEIVPGDVVEVSVGDKIPADIRLIKILSTTLRIDQSILTGESVSVIKHTDAVPDPRAVNQDKKNIIFSGTNVAAGKARGVVIGTGLNTAIGKIRTEMTETEEIKTPLQQKLDEFGEQLSKVISLICVAVWAINIGHFNDPAHGGSWIKGAVYYFKIAVALAVAAIPEGLPAVITTCLALGTRRMAKKNAIVRSLPSVETLGCTSVICSDKTGTLTTNQMSVSRMFVFNQNDTTGSSFDEFEITGSTYEPIGEVFLKGSKVKAADYETLHELSTICVMCNDSAIDFNEFKQAFEKVGEATETALIVLAEKLNPFGVPKSGVDRRSSAIVVRQDVETKWKKEFTLEFSRDRKSMSSYCVPLKASKLGSGPKLFCKGAPEGVLDRCTHARIGTTKVPLTTAMKNRILDVTRQYGTGRDTLRCLALATADNPMKPEDMDLGDSNKFFQYENNLCFVGVCGMLDPPRKEVFDSIVRCRAAGIRVIVITGDNKATAEAICRRIGVFGEDEDTTGKSYSGREFDDLPLSEQKAAVARARLFSRVEPAHKSKIVEFLQGQNEISAMTGDGVNDAPALKKAEIGIAMGSGTAVAKSASEMVLADDNFSSIVAAVEEGRAIYNNMKQFIRYLISSNVGEVVSIFLTAALGLPEALIPVQLLWVNLVTDGLPATALGFNPPDLDIMDKPPRRANESLISGWLFFRYMAVGSYVGAATVGAATWWFMYSPEGPGLTYWQLTHHLSCFAENPDFKGVDCKIFHDPHPMTMALSVLVTIEMLNAMNSLSENQSLLVMPPWCNLWLCGAMALSFSLHFVILYVEILSGVFQVTPLNGEEWLTVMKFSIPVILLDESLKFCARKITDVPELVKKSD
- the SERCA gene encoding calcium-transporting ATPase sarcoplasmic/endoplasmic reticulum type isoform X2, whose product is MDDGHAKTSEEVVEFFNLDFDKGLTPDQVKRNQEKYGLNELPAEEGKTIWQLVLEQFDDLLVKILLLAAIISFVLAMFEEEESVTAFVEPLVILLILIANAVVGVWQERNAESAIEALKEYEPEMGKVVRGDKAGVQKLRAKEIVPGDVVEVSVGDKIPADIRLIKILSTTLRIDQSILTGESVSVIKHTDAVPDPRAVNQDKKNIIFSGTNVAAGKARGVVIGTGLNTAIGKIRTEMTETEEIKTPLQQKLDEFGEQLSKVISLICVAVWAINIGHFNDPAHGGSWIKGAVYYFKIAVALAVAAIPEGLPAVITTCLALGTRRMAKKNAIVRSLPSVETLGCTSVICSDKTGTLTTNQMSVSRMFVFNQNDTTGSSFDEFEITGSTYEPIGEVFLKGSKVKAADYETLHELSTICVMCNDSAIDFNEFKQAFEKVGEATETALIVLAEKLNPFGVPKSGVDRRSSAIVVRQDVETKWKKEFTLEFSRDRKSMSSYCVPLKASKLGSGPKLFCKGAPEGVLDRCTHARIGTTKVPLTTAMKNRILDVTRQYGTGRDTLRCLALATADNPMKPEDMDLGDSNKFFQYENNLCFVGVCGMLDPPRKEVFDSIVRCRAAGIRVIVITGDNKATAEAICRRIGVFGEDEDTTGKSYSGREFDDLPLSEQKAAVARARLFSRVEPAHKSKIVEFLQGQNEISAMTGDGVNDAPALKKAEIGIAMGSGTAVAKSASEMVLADDNFSSIVAAVEEGRAIYNNMKQFIRYLISSNVGEVVSIFLTAALGLPEALIPVQLLWVNLVTDGLPATALGFNPPDLDIMDKPPRRANESLISGWLFFRYMAVGSYVGAATVGAATWWFMYSPEGPGLTYWQLTHHLSCFAENPDFKGVDCKIFHDPHPMTMALSVLVTIEMLNAMNSLSENQSLLVMPPWCNLWLCGAMALSFSLHFVILYVEILSGVFQVTPLNGEEWLTVMKFSIPVILLDESLKFCARKITDVPDKVVDKMAH